One genomic segment of Mytilus trossulus isolate FHL-02 chromosome 4, PNRI_Mtr1.1.1.hap1, whole genome shotgun sequence includes these proteins:
- the LOC134715767 gene encoding multimerin-2-like: MIQINDELLKHRNEIENGKKELKSTRIALTEVKVELESTIKELNQMHVQLESKSNVLKQVEEELKSTREQNNLLRKEMIEADNSSRAKVDQNKADVAGLRKDLNEIKKGMDHHDDEFSAFAASLTVPKSLGVGELVKFDKVWTNVKKDYDPITGVYTAPTSGVYQFSCTVMTSSGGQLRVFLWKNDAKTVAVYPGQIGYNTGTLNMVLELNKGDKIYIKQGESQENSIYSEPSSNFCLFSGYLIRIITSK, encoded by the exons ATGATCCAAATAAACGACGAGTTACTTAAGCATAGAAATGAAATAGAGAATgggaaaaaagaattaaaatcaaCCAGGATAGCACTTACGGAAGTGAAAGTAGAATTGGAATCCACGATAAAGGAACTTAACCAAATGCATGTACAATTGGAATCGAAAAGTAACGTACTTAAGCAAGTTGAAGAAGAATTAAAATCGACGAGAGAGCAAAATAATTTACTTCGTAAAGAAATGATAGAAGCAGACAATTCCAGTAGGGCAAAAGTAGACCAAAATAAAGCAGACGTAGCTGGGTTACGCAAAGATTTAAATGAgattaaaaaag GTATGGATCATCATGACGATGAATTTTCTGCCTTTGCAGCTTCTTTAACTGTTCCTAAATCTTTAGGAGTTGGTGAACTTGTAAAGTTTGACAAGGTTTGGACGAACGTAAAAAAGGATTATGATCCCATAACCGGCGTATACACAGCCCCAACATCAGGAGTGTATCAGTTCTCATGCACCGTTATGACATCAAGCGGTGGACAGCTTCGTGTCTTCTTATGGAAAAATGACGCAAAGACAGTAGCTGTGTATCCTGGCCAAATAGGCTACAATACGGGAACTTTAAATATGGTCCTAGAACTTAACAAAGGCGATAAAATATACATCAAGCAAGGAGAAAGCCAGGAGAATAGTATTTACAGTGAACCTTCGAGTAACTTCTGTTTGTTTTCTGGTTATCTCATTCGAATAATTACatctaaatga